The segment aaaaaatcccaaattttATTCTGTGAAATGATTCAGCTGGAAGTGGTggtatgaaggaaaagaaaatgtagaaaaaggagacagtggtggtggggggttaagtgatagcacagtgggtagggtgtttgccttgcacgcggctgacctgggttcgattccaagcaacccatatgatcccctgagcaccgccaggagtaattcctgagtgcatatccaggagtaaaccctgagcatcaccaggtgtgatccaaaaagcggaAAAAGTAAAGAAGACAGTGGTATTGTTTTTATGGACATTAGAGAAGTCCCCTGACATGGTTTCATAGGAGAGAGTGCCTGGTAGAGGCTGAAGAGAACATGTTTTTGTGTGAGCCAAGTATCCTGAGGGAGGAGTAGGTGTGATAGGGCCCCAAAGAACTTGGGTGTTTCAGTTGCTGAATTGAAAGACCGTGAATCATGTTTCTATGCGAAGGTGAATGATGACTAGGGTAGGAGACTACTGTGAGGGCGGGAGTCCTCTCTCTTCCTGCAGAGTACCCAGTGTGAGGAGCTTCCTCAGCTGCAGGATGTCTTTTGGTCCTCACGAGTGAGTCTCAGGGCCCCCCAGAGTTACGCACATTCTCCTCGATCTCATGAATTAATGAAGTTCTGGCCCTCTTGAAGGGCTCCCTCTTGGTACCTCAGCCCCTGAGTAAGCCGCCCCATGGGAAAACACTCCTGGATAGAGAGGAATTCTTTTTAATGAGTGTCTGTCCCCCTGGGAAGCTCATTGGAGAACTCAAGTTTTCTTCCGATTATACCAGAAATTACCTCCTCGCCACATCTCTAAATATCCAGGCCTTTATTGGGTGTAATTTTTATCCACAAATCAGATGAAGAACGCATCTAGGTTAAGTCCTTTGATGCTTCACTGCATTGGCTTTTGGGTGGGGACAAGACTTCATGGCGCCTGTAGAAATTTCCTCTAAAATAGCAGGATATCTGAGGCATCTCAGAAGAAAGCTGGGGCCTGCACGTGGTGGCTTTTGTGGCATCTCTGATGGAAACAATGAGGagtggccagagcgataggacagcagggagggggtttgtcttgcatgcagcttacccaggttcaattctcggcatcccagagggtcacttgagcactgccaggagaaattcctgagtgcagattcaggaagaacccctgaatattgctgggtgtgatgccaaGAAGAACAAAAGAATGTAGAATTTCATTCTTCAATATCACAGAGTAAAACCtcccttaaatatatatttttgacttAATTTCCCAATAAATACAGTCCATTCAACATCCTTTTATGAGCCCTAAACTTATTTCTAGAAAGTCTTGTCCCAATAATTCTTAGTGGGACAGAAGGAAATAAGGAGTTGGtgtcaaaaatttgaaatagctGCATTtgaaccacaatgtccaaaaggagagagagagagaaggatagagagggagagagaggcaaagacagacacatagagagacagagatacaaagagagacagaaaaaggtaGAGAGAAGAATGTCTGCCAAAAGGTAGACTGAAGGTGGTAACAGAGGGAAACTGGCGTCATTGTtgttggaacatgtgcactggtggagggatggagagtGAATTGtgtgactgacacccaatcatgaaccaCTTGTAccaagtatctcacagtgatttaataaaaacaaaataaaaataaaaacaggcaaaGTTGTGTTTGTTGAGTCATACAATGGAGAAATGGCTTTGATGATTACCTGTGGGTTGTCAGCCACACATACAGTATGATAGAAAAGGACCCTGattcctctgagagaaactgaacCCATGcctgaatgtgctcagggatcactccttgtggtgcttgagggaccgtatgtggttccGCGAAAGGGGCCTGATCTGATGCTTAAAGAGcaagtgcccccctccccatgaCCTAAATATCCCAACCCCCAACCTGGGATGTTTTGGTATTAGTTTCATGAGAGAGTCTTTTCAAAGTTTCAATATCTGAAAATTCTATAATATGTTTTCAGAGTGACGGTGGTGGTGGTTTCGaccaccactggcagtgctcagggcttatatctgacttggtgctcaggggtcactcctgacaggggtcAAGGGACCATAGGTGTGAGCATTTGATCGTGGGTCAACCCCATGACAGTAAGTTCCCTAGCCGATCTAGTGCTCTCTTACctcataaaatatatgttttagctTGCATGCTTTGGGAGGGGGGTGCTACTTCGGTGATATTCAGGGTTTagtattggctctgtgctcagagatcactcttggaagggtTTGGGGAAACCTattgggttctggggattgaacccaggctggccacaggcaataaatgccctcccagctgttctGTGTCTCTGCCTCCAGATAATGTGCtgtgtttttttaattggcttcttggtgcacacctggtgatgcttatggcttactccttgctctgcaatcagtaattactcttggatATGACCGAggaaccctataggatgctgagaatcaaacccgagtcaatctcctgcaaggccaatgccttccctgttgtactatcactccggccaatatgttttttaaaatataaaatactgtgAAAATACATACAAAAGCCTGACGAAtgtaacataaatatttatttacaaacaGTTATGTAAGGGGTTATAGTTAAGCGTCTCCAAACTTAAACTTCCCTTCAAAATTCACAAGACAGACTCTTTCTTCATAAAGAAGACAAAGTATTTGGGGAACTGCAGGctgtttattatgaatattttgaGGACTAAAGAACAATAGCTACACACAGCATCACTATGAGCTTATAGAGACTCAGCTCTGTGAAAGACACGAGAGTCCTGAAGAGCCCAGAAAACCCCTTTACATCGTGTGTGTAGTAATCAAAGCTTTAAATGAAATCCTGGGCTTCTCAATGTGCTTAGTAACCGGCAGGAGAGAACTAGACTGGATGGTTGAAGGAAACCAAGGTAGGAACTAAGAGGATAAGCCCTTAGGAGCTTTTGCACATAGCTACGGACTCAGCTTTCATAGTTTCCGTGTTatctaagaaaataatatttcatcatCCTTAGGATTTTTCTAAGGCAGGtatttatatgcacatacatatttgGGTGTGAAAACCAggtaaaacataaataatataacTTTCAGTTCAAGAAACAGTCAGGAGAAAACCGTTAGATGCTAGAGTCGAAGGCTTAAGAGGAACGACATACACTAGACAATttgatggaaagaaaataaaattacaggccTGGAGTCATCCACcaaggttagggcacttgccttacacgtggtccATCCACGGTTTGTTCCCTGGAATCCATATGCTTGGGTGAGCACCAGCAGAaggggattcctgagtacagagcccggagtgagtCTGGTGCATCATCTGATGGGACCCaaaaacttaaaggaaaaaaaaaaagagagaaggaatctCCAGAAATCAAGGGGAGAGTTAGTGGTGTGTCAGTGTCTGAGCAAAAAGTACCGAGTTCTTAATCAAGTTCAGAGCTGCGATCCCAGGAAAGTCTTCAGTGAAGGATAATTGGCTGTTTTGCGGTACCATGCACAAAAAATGATTTCAGGGCCTTCTTGATGTCCTTGTTAcggaggctgtagatgaaggggttcagcatgggggtgaccaccatATACAGCACCGAGGCCACAGCACTTGGATATGCTCTTTCACTCACCGTGGAGCTCAGGTAAACCCCCATGCTTGTGACATAGAACAAGGAGACTACGGagaggtgggaggcacaggtggaAAAGGCCTTGTACCTGCCCTGAGCAGACGCCACACCGCGGATGGAGGAAATGATCTTGGAGTAAGAGTAAATAATACCGAGAAGAGGACCCCCGCCCACTAGGACAGAAGCACAGTAAATGACCAGGTTATTCAGGAAAGTGTCGGAACAAGCAAGCTTTATCAGCTGGTCGAGTTCACAGAAAAAGTGAGGAATCTCTACCACGGGACAGAAGGACAGACGCAAGGACACTGAGACTTCCATGGATGAATTTAAgagacccagcacccagcaccccagaagcaaCATCCCACAGAgacgggggttcatgatgactgtgtagtgcagggggtggcagatggccacgaagcggtcataggccatcacggtCAATAGGAAGTCATCGAGACTTATAAAGAGGATGTAAAAGAATATCTGGGTAATGCAGTATTCATAGCTGATGGCTTTCCTTTGTGTCTGGATGTTCACTAGCATCTttgggatggtggtggaggtgaagcagatgtccactaGAGACAGGTtgcagaggaagaagtacatgggcgtgtggaggcgGAGGTCTGAGCTGGCAGCCAgaatgatgagcaggttccccaaaATTGTGGTCAGGTACATAGACAAGAAGATCACATAGATGAGGGGCTGGACTTCCGGATCCTGGGAGAGTCCCAGGAGGAGAAACTCTGAAATGTGGGTGTCGTTTTTCGCTGCCAGAGTCTGGGTATAACTCCAGGAAAGGGGGACACGCATGACTCAGTTTCACGTCTCTGCGTGACTCACAGATCTGAAAACTACAATGCATGTTTTGATGTCAAGAAATACTATTGGATACTGAAGACTTTTTAAGAACCAATCATTTATGCCCTTTCTTGAAATTTCCCAGGTCAACTCTTAGATGAATTTGCATCGCAACTAAATTATTCTCTATAGAGACTGCATAAGAAGTTTTCATgtctattaaaaaacaaactgagGGGCTGgcgctatagcacagagggtagcgcctttgctttgcacgcggccgacccaggtttgattcccagcatcccatatggtccgctgagcaccgccaggggtaattcctgagtgcagatccagcagTAATCACAATGCATCGCCctgtgttacccaaaaagcaaaacacaaaacaaaacaaaacaaaacaaaaaccaaactgaATACATGCCACATTTAGGGTTTCACCTAAGAAATGAACTTGAGAACCTGAAGTATAAATGTTTCTACAGTTACACACACTTGAAAACTTGCTACAGTGGGTGATgcggggaaggcagctgggatagagaaaggaccactatgataaagatagttggaattgatgactctggacaagatctgaatgctgaaaggaggtacagagacatacatgataaccttttgggtaagggaggaggggggcaaattgctttccatagaggcagactgggacactggggggcagggcaggagggaaactggggattttggtgatgggagttgtacactggtgaagggacaggttatGGAACATTTTATCCCTGAAATCCccaaatgaacaactttgttgctgtgtagctcacagtgattcaataaaaattaaaagacaaccaAAAaccccaacccacccacccacccaattTTCTACAATTCAGTGGAAGGGAAAGATACatcagcaaattttatttttatgaaatggtTCAGCAGGGAACAGGTagtaggaaggaaaagaaaatagagaaaacagcTGCAGTGGACAGGACATGGTATTGTTCCCAAGGACATCAAGGGAAGTTCACTGACATGGGGGAATTGGACAGAGTGCGTGGTGAAGGTTGGAGAAATCATGTTTATATGTGAACCAAGTGTCCTGAGGCCGGAGTAGGCATGACAAGGCCCCGAGGAACTTGGGTGTTTCAGGTACGATCATGAATCATGTTTCTATGTGAGGGTGAATGTTGACTAGGGTAGGAGCCTACCTTGAGGGCAGAAGTCCTCTCTCTTCCTGCTGAGCGCCCGGTGTGAGGAGCTTCCTCAGCTGAAGGATGAGTCTTTTGGTCCTCACGAGTCAGTCTCAGGGTCCATCAGAATTAAGCACATTCTCCTCGATCTTTTGAATTGATGAAGTTCTGGTCCCTGTATGTGTGATTCTCCTCAGAAAATGTAAGAATTTCTGTGAAATGCTCTCTCTACCTATCTCACACACAACCACAAAACACGCTAACAAGTGAATATTCTTAGCTTTGATTCTCAATGTCTTTCCCAAAAACATGTCAGACTTATTATTGTCCTCACCTGGGTGGGCTTTCTTAGTTTCCCTTGGACATCCGGATTCTTCTGTGGATGCAGATAGTGGGGACAAAAACCCTGACCCCAGACCagttcaaaagaaaagagagaaacactGTTCTCCAACCAGAATTAGGAACTAAGCCCAGATCAACACAGATTCTTTGCTTCCAACCCACATGGAGTCACAATGAGAAACAGCGATGTGATCTTCTATGCTCTCTCCATCCACTCATTACACTCAGCTCCCTCTTGGTACCTcagcccctgagccaggctgccCCACGGGGAAACACTCCTGGACAGAGAGGAATTCTTCCTAATGAGTGTCTGTCACCCTCGGGAGCTCATTGGAGAACTGAAGTTTTCTTGCTCTTGCTCCACAAATTACCTCCTCTCCATGTCTCTAAATCTAGAGGCCCTACGTGGGTGTAATTTTTCTCTACAAATCAGATTAAGAACGCATCTTAATTAAGTCCTTTGATGCTTCACTGCATTGGCTTTTGGGTGGGGACAAGGCTTCATGGCACCTGTAGAAATTTTCTACAGATGCAGGACATCCAAGGCATCTGAGAAGAAAACTGGGGCCTACAAGTGGTGGCTTTTGTGGCATCTGTGATGGAAACAATGAggagtggccagagtgataggacagcagggagggagtttgtcttgcatgcagcttacccaggttcaatctctggcatcccatagggttcccccagcactgccaggagtaattcccgagtgctgagtcaggaggaacccctgaacattgctgggtgtgatgccaaaaagaacaaaagagcgAAGAAATTCATTCTTCAATATCACAAATGTAAATCCTCCCTTACATATATTTTTCACTTAATTTCCCAATAAATGCAGTCCATTCTACATCCTTTTATGAGCCCTAAACTTATTTCTAGAAAGTCTCATCCCAATAATTCTTATTGGgacagaaggaaataaagagttggtgtcaaaaatttgaaaaatctgCAGTTGGAAtttaatgtccaaaaggagagagatatagagagggagagagggagggagaaagaaactgagagatacagagatacagaaagaTACAGAGAACGGAGAGAGAAGAATGTCTGCCATAAGTTAGActgagggggtgctgggagggaaatCGGGGTCATTGTTGTTGGGACATATGCACTGGTCTAGGGATGGAGAGTGGAATTGTGTGACTGAGAACCAATCATGTACCACTTTGTACTGTGATTCTCACActgattaaataaaaacaaatttcaaataaaaacgCAGAACTGCATTTGTTGAATCTGAAAATGTAGAAATGGCTTTGGCATGgccctgcatatggccaaccacCCACACTGGGATAGAAAAGGACCCTGATTCCACTGAGAGAAACTGAACCCGGGAAGTTTTGGGTGTTGGTTTCTCAGCCAcgttgacggtgctcagggatcactccttgtggtgcttgaggaaccatatgtggtgacagggatgggATCTGATCTGATGCTTCCAGAGCAAGTGTGCGCCCCATCCCCACCATGAATTATAGTTCCAAACACCCAACCTGGGATGTTTTGTTGTTAGTATCATGAGCTTGTTTTCAAAGTTCTAACATCGGGGATGTGAGGGCtatctggctgcgacatctgtcaccccattgatcgccagggttgattcggcagatctggctggctaggcgggtgtccccttcctccctcaccgctccatgtgcgtccctcctGAAGCTGTGCACTCGTAGAAGAGGAtggccttccccgaatagagacggaCCGGTCTTCGGTCGaaggtatacgagtagctgcgctcccctgctagaaactccaaacaagctctcaaagtTCTAACATCGGaaaatttgataatatgttttttgAGTGAcaatagcagtgctcagggattattcctggctcagtgctcaggggtcactcctaacagaggttgagggaccatatatgtgaGCGATTGATCGTGTGTCAGCCCCAGTAAAGGCAGTTCCCTAGCCAATGTAGTGCCTCTTGCctcagaaaatatatattttatcttgcctgcttttgggggggttacttcaagtgatactcagggcttagtcttgctCTTACTTTGGAATTACTCCTAGACAGTTTGGGGAACCCTACAGggtgtggggatcgaacccaggctggccacatggaagacaaatgccctcccagcttttctatttttctgcccCCCAGATAATGTGtgctgtgttttttaaatttgcttcttggtcacacctagtgatgcttagggctcactccttgctctgcactcagaaattactcctgtcagtgctcaggaatcctatGAGCTGCTGAGTTTAGAACCCaagtcagtctcgtgcaaggccaatgcccccctccctgtactattgctgcggctaatatgttttaaatatataaaatactgtgaCATACATCCCAAGGCCTGGCAAACGTAATagataaatatgtatttgtaCACAGTTATGTAAGGGGATTATTGCTAGGCCTCTCCAAACGTTAACTTCTCTTCCCACATCACAAAGAAGACTCTTTCTCCATAAAGAAGACAAAGGACATGGGGAACTGTGGCCCGTTTATTATGAATTGTTTGAGGACAGAAGAAACCATCAGTACACACAGCATCACAGATGAGCCTTATATTCAGCACTGTGGTAGACCCGCAAGAGAACAGCAGAGCCCAGGAACCCCCCTCCACATATGCCTGTAGTATTCAAAGTTTTAGATGAATCCTGGGTTTTAATGTGCTTGGTATCCGGCAGGAGAGAACTGGACCGGATAGTCCAAGGAAACCAAGGCAGGAACTATGAAGATAAGCCTCTAGAGCATTTGAACTTATCTAAGCAGTTTTATAGTACGTGTTTTTTCAGAAAGCGGTATTTCATCATCCGTAGGGATTTATTCTAAAGGGAGTTatctatatgcacatacacatttgGGTAGGAAAACAGGGCAGAACATAACCAACATAACTGTTTAGTTCAAGAAACAGTCAGGAAGCACAgcggccgctcaacacctttattgcaaaccacaacagctaattagagagagaaaacagaagggaatgccttgccacagtggcagggtggggtgggggggagatgggattggggagggtgggagggacactgggtttacgggtggtggagaatgggcactggtgaagggatgggttcccaaactttgtatgagggaagtataagcacaaaagtgtataaatctgtaactgtaccctcacggtgattctctaattaaaaataaataaatttaaaaaaataaataaataaaaatctaacaataaaaaaaaaagaaacagtcagGAGAAAACCATTAGATTCTAGAAAGATCCAAAGGCTTAAGAGGAACAATATACACTGAAAAATttgaaaccaagaaaataaaattccaaagatggagagatcttacagtggatagggtgcttgacttACACGTGGCCCACCCAAATTTTATTCCCTGGAATCACATATTCTTGGGCGAGCACCAACAGGaggagattcctgagtacagagctgggataGAGCCTGGAGCATCGTCGAGTAGgaaccaaaaactgaaaagaaaaaaaaaagaaaagaagaaatctccAGACAATCAAGGGAAGAGCTAGTCCTGTGTCAGTGTCTGAGCAAAGAGTCCCCAGTTCTTAGTGAAGCTCAGTGCTACAATCCCTGGAAAATCTTTAGTGAAGGACAATTTATCGTTTTTCAGTTCCTTGCACAAAAAACGTTCTCAGGGCCCTCTGGATGTCCTTGTTCcggaggctgtagatgaaggggttcagcatgggggtgaccaccatGTACAGCACCGAGGCCACGGCACTTGGATATGCCCTTTCACTCACTGCGGAGCTCAGGTACACCCCCAGACCTGTGACATAGAACAAGGAGACCACGGagaggtgggaggcacaggtggaAAAGGCCTTGTACCTGCCCTGAGTGGACGACATGCCAAGGATGGAGGAAATGATCTTGGAGTAAGAGTAAATAATACCGAGTAGAGGTACCCAGCCCTCCAGGACAGAAAGACAGTACATGACCAGGTTATTCAGGAAGGTGTCAGAACAAGCAAGTTTTATCAGCTGGTTGAGTTCACAGAAAAAGTGAGGGATCTCCACATCAGGGCAGAAGGACAGACGCAAGGACACCGAGGCTTCCATGCAAGAATTTAAGAGACTCAGCACCCAGCAGCCCAGCAccatcctgccacagaggcggggattcatgatgactgtgtagtgcagggggtggcagatggccacaaagcggtcatAAGCCATGATGGTCAAGAGGAAGTCGTCCAGACTTATGAAGAGGACGTAAAAGAATATCTGGGTGATGCAACCTTCGTAACTGATGGCTTTCCTTTGTGTCTGGATGTTCACCAGcatcttggggatggtggtggaggtgaagcagatgtccaccagGGACAGGTtgcagaggaagaagtacatgggcgtgtggaggcgGGGGTCTGAGCTGGTGGCCAgaatgatgagcaggttccccaagaCTGTggtcaggtacatggacaggaagatcACATAGATGAGGGGCTGAAATACCGGCTCCTGGGAAATTCCCAGGAGGAGAAACTCTGAAATGTGGGTATCGTTTTCCGCTGCCAGAGTCTGGGTATAAGTCCAAGAAAGGGGGATATGCATTACTCAGTTTCATGTCTCTGTCTGACTCACAGATCTGAAAACTACAATGTACATTTTGAAGTCAAGAAATATTATTGGATCTTGAGGACTTTTTTAGAACCATTCACTCATGCCCCTTCTTGAAATTTCCCAGGTCACCTCTTAGATGAAATTGAGTTGAAACTAAATTGTTCTCTATAGAGAGTTTGCATAATAATTTtccatgtcttttaaaaaaacaaactgaaaaaaaaccgAACACATGCCATATTTAGGGTTTCACCTAAGAAATGAACTTGAGAACCTGAAGTATAAATGTTTCTACAGTAACCCACACTTGAAAATTTGCCACAAGGGGTGATGGGGGGAGGGCGTCtcggatagagaaaggaccactatgataaagatagttggaactgatgactctggacaaggactgagtgctgaaaggaattAAAGGGACAAACAAACATAATAGCCTTTCCGGtaagggaggaggggggcaaagtcccttccatagaggcagactggggtacTGATGCtgctgggcaggagggaaactagaaaCTTTGGTGCGGGGAGTCGTACACTGGTGAAGCGtcaggtgatggaacattttatcacccaaatgaacaactttgtaactgtgtatctcacagtgattcaataaaattaaaatacaacctacacccccccccccgcaatgtTTCTACAAATCAGTGACAGGGAAATATATCTTAGCAAATTATGTTCTTATGAAATGATTCAGCTGGGAACACTttgtcagaaggaaaagaaaacagagaaaaaggtGACAGTGGTATTATTTTCATGGATAACAGGGAAGTCCACTGTCATGGGGGCACTGGACAGAGTGCCtggtggaggctggagagaacgTGTTTGTGTGTTAGTCGAGTGTCCTGAGGCCGGAGCAGACTTGAAAGACACTGAGGAACTTGAGGGTTTCATCTGCTGAAGTGAAAGAACGTGAATCAATAAAGGTTttgagcggccatcgtgttccatctatagtctactttcagcacgcatctcccatcccatgaggGTCCTCCAACCaaactttacttggtgttcccttctctatctcagctgccttttcccccaacgtGTGAGGCTGActtcaacacccaaaaggatagagagaacaaaagggaattccttgccacagagaggcgggatggggtgggtggggggaatggagtttgggagtgggagggataatgggttcATCTCTGGTGGAGAATGGAacctggttgagggatgggttctcgagcattgtatgagtgaaacagaagcacgaaaatataaaatctgtaactgtactctcacggtgattcactaataaaaaataaataaaaaacaaaacgtGAATCCTGTTTCAATGCTAAGGTGAATGATGACTTAGGTAGAAGCTTACCTTGAGGGCGGGAGTCCTCTCCCTGCTGAGCACTCGGTGTGAGGCGCTTCTTCAGCTGCAGGATGAGTCTTTTGCTCCTCATGAGTGAATCTCAGGGGCCCACAGAGTTAAGCACATCTCCTCTATCTCTTGAATTGATGAAGTTCTGGCCCCTGTATGTAAGAATATGTAAGAATTCTTAAGAATTCTCTTAAGAATATGTAAGAATTTCGTTgatgtgctctctctccccttccttgtctctccctctctctctctcatgcacacaagcatgcacatgcTAACAGGTGAATGTTCTTAGCTTTGATTCTCAATGTCTTTCCCACACATCTCAGCCTTATTATTGGCCTCACCTGTTAGGCTCCCCGAGTATCCCTTTGACACCCGGATTCTTCTTGTGGATGCAGATAGTGGGGACAAAAGCCCTGACTCTGACCGGTTCAGCAGGAGGTAGAGAAACACCTTCACCTGGAAAGAATTAGGAATTAACCCCACATCAACACAGTTCGTTTGCTTCCAGTGTACATGGAGTCACATTGAGAAACAGGGATGTGAACTTTAATGCTCTCTCCATCCACTCATTACACTCAGCTCCCTCTTGGTA is part of the Sorex araneus isolate mSorAra2 chromosome 2, mSorAra2.pri, whole genome shotgun sequence genome and harbors:
- the LOC129401775 gene encoding putative olfactory receptor 7A2, producing the protein MRVPLSWSYTQTLAAKNDTHISEFLLLGLSQDPEVQPLIYVIFLSMYLTTILGNLLIILAASSDLRLHTPMYFFLCNLSLVDICFTSTTIPKMLVNIQTQRKAISYEYCITQIFFYILFISLDDFLLTVMAYDRFVAICHPLHYTVIMNPRLCGMLLLGCWVLGLLNSSMEVSVSLRLSFCPVVEIPHFFCELDQLIKLACSDTFLNNLVIYCASVLVGGGPLLGIIYSYSKIISSIRGVASAQGRYKAFSTCASHLSVVSLFYVTSMGVYLSSTVSERAYPSAVASVLYMVVTPMLNPFIYSLRNKDIKKALKSFFVHGTAKQPIILH
- the LOC129401776 gene encoding putative olfactory receptor 7A2, with the protein product MHIPLSWTYTQTLAAENDTHISEFLLLGISQEPVFQPLIYVIFLSMYLTTVLGNLLIILATSSDPRLHTPMYFFLCNLSLVDICFTSTTIPKMLVNIQTQRKAISYEGCITQIFFYVLFISLDDFLLTIMAYDRFVAICHPLHYTVIMNPRLCGRMVLGCWVLSLLNSCMEASVSLRLSFCPDVEIPHFFCELNQLIKLACSDTFLNNLVMYCLSVLEGWVPLLGIIYSYSKIISSILGMSSTQGRYKAFSTCASHLSVVSLFYVTGLGVYLSSAVSERAYPSAVASVLYMVVTPMLNPFIYSLRNKDIQRALRTFFVQGTEKR